The genomic window CTAACCAGAATGAAACCCTATGCCCCTTTCAGCTTGAATTTGATTGTATTATTGTAAGCCTTTCAACCCTTTGAATTGACAAAGTTACCCTTCTAAATTGTAAACCGACAATTAATTAAGTATTCCAAATTACACACTTACCCCTCCCTCGCACTGGTACTCTCTCTTGTTgagtttttcttcttcctcttccccaCACAAAAACCCTTCCTTCCTCCGTTTCTCTCAACCCATTCCGCCATGGCTCCTCCTCCCACCCTCCCACTCTTCCTAGTCTTCCTTCTTGTCGTAGCCACCCTCAccgcctcctcctcctcctccgacACAAACGACGAGCGCGTGGAGGAGCTCCTCTCCCTTCAATCCAGATCCAAATCGGGTATCATCCGCCTCAACGACCAGTCCCTGTCCCGCTTCCTCACCTCCGTCGCCACCCCTCGCCCTTACTCCATCGTCATCTTCTTCGACGCCGCCCAGCTCCACGACAAGACAGAGCTGCGCCTCCGCGAACTCCACCAAGAATTCTCCGTCGTCTCCTCCTCCTTCATCGCCAACCACAACATCTCCCACCCTTCGCGCTCCAAGCTCTTCTTCTGCGACATCGAGTTCAAGGAATCTCAATTCTCATTCACGCAATTCGGCGTCAACGCCCTCCCACACATTCGCCTCATCGCCCCCAACCATTCCTTCAAGGATTCACAGCCCATGGACCAGGGCGATTTCTCGCGACTCGCTGAGTCAATGGCCGAGTTCGTTGAGTCCAAAACCAAGATCTCCGTGGGACCCATCCACCGCCCCCCGCTGCTATCCAGGAACCAGTTGATCTTGATCGTCGTTGCGTTCCTCATTTGGATTCCGTTCTTCGTGAAGAAGCTTTTTTCGGGTCAGACACTGCTCCATGACCCGAAAGTGTGGTTAGCGGGTTCTGTTTTCGTTTACTTCTTCAGCGTTTCTGGAGCTATGCATAACATCATCAGGAAGATGCCAATGTTTCTTTTGGACCGCAACGATCCTTCCAAGCTTGTGTTCTTCTACCAGGGCTCCGGGATGCAGCTCGGCGCCGAGGGATTCGCCGTCGGGTCCTTGTACACCGTGGTGGGGCTCTTGCTGGCTTTTATGTCGCAGGGTCTTGTAAAGGTGAAGAATGTGACTGTTCAGAGGGTGGTTATGATGTTCGCCTTGTTGGTTTGTTTCTTGGCTGTGAAGCAGGTTGTGTTCTTGAATAACTGGAAGACTGGTTATGGTATTCATGGCTTCTGGCCCTCTAGTTGGAATTGACAGAGCAATTGGCACCAAGCACGGTCTGCGATTCTTATACTCTTTGGTTTCATATATATATTTGAGATGTTTGCATTCTGTTCTTGAGATGCCTATGTTACAACTACTACACTATCTTAACTTTGTTGCTGTTGTTGCCCTTTTTGTGGGAAAATTCTGAGTATTAGATCATTTTACTAAACTGTCATTGCTTACGTTTTGATTGATTAATGATCATTTAGAAGCTGTTGCATTGCATATTTATGAAGTTGTGTAGCTGAGTGAGTGACTCTTAGTGACGTTCCTAGAAGTTACAACTGAATAATATTAGCTCTAATAGAACCATTGGTTTGAAACTTTGCAATTGCTATCCCAAGTTCAACACCGTAGATCAAAACAAAAATCCCTTCATGGACATGGTACTATGGTCAGTGAACTGTGAACATGAGACATTTATACCCAACCAGAAAGACAGATATACCTAGGAACCCATGTCTATATCTAGGAAAAGGATCCTTGATAATCTTGAGAGAGCATGAATAATGATAAGTTATCCAAGAAGAAAGGCTACATAGAAAACAAACCTGCATGTAATATGCAAACACCCTTCAGTCTTCTCCACATAGAACTTGCATCGCACCTATTCCATTTCTTTTGACCAGCAAGGTCCCTaagaagaagatcattcctccctCTCTCATCCTCATTCAGTGACTACAACTCCTCACACGCAACATCAGCGTGCCATGGAACACCACACCAAGCTATGATACATATGTTGAGGTGATGTAGAAATCATAATAATAACTAAATCTTAAAAAGTCATTCTATTATAAAAATCATTATTTATATATCTAAATTATTAAGATATTGATATCaaataaacttagaaaaatatttatgaaaaaaattattttttcttgataaaaTTATTAATTGTACTAGCACAAATAATTTTAAGTGCAAACTTATTTTATGCAATATTACAACTGGTGAATCttaaaactttaaaaaaatatgagCAAATTACTTGAATTTGTCAAGACATTTTTTCTTCATGTATTGTAAAGTATTAAGAGTTTTGCATTGCTTTGGAATTTTATAAATCATCTGCATTGACCTTGTAATTCCCCAAATCTTACAAATTTGACTTTATAAATGACTTGGCATTGCATGCAAGTTTTAAAGTGTTACCTTGATAAGTGTTTATACAAATATTCTCAATTgtttacataaaaaattttatgttaaatgAAAATTCTTCACCAACTCACTCTCTTCTTCATTATTATAtctacaaattaaattaatattttacatTATCAAACATAAATATGAGttcatttaattattttaaatcaatttaaaaataatcatatataaataattcaaagagattgttttggattttttttttaatatttaggaACTATGTTgagattttttaagttttttggaAATTgttttgtacttcatttttaggATTGATTTGTCTAAATCGCACACATAGATACTTAACGGTCGCATGTGCGAGTCAACGTTTCACATCAGCAACCGTATCTCATGAAAAAATATTGTATTGCCTAAGGAAAGTAAATGTTAAAAATGATTTTGTGTAATTTAAAATCTGAGAGATTAAAgtgttcaattttaaaaatatgtttaatTTGAGTAATCATTCAAAAAATTACTATGTAGGTACCAAGAAATTGTATTGCCAATTGTTTGTATACACTTATCATAGTTGTTGTGATATTCATTTGAACCTTAAAGATGATAGCTAATTGATACATTAACAAATAAAATTGTTCAGTAACTATTAAAGTAATGATAATTGATAAGTAGTTAAGAGTTAGAAGTTAGTAAATGAATATTTATATGGTTAGTTGATAATATCTCTATATATATAGTCTAATTTTTGtatcaaacaacaacaacaatatatatatataatatcaatTCTTCTATTCTCTTCTCTTAGATTTTCCAATGGTATCAGAATTTTATATTCGAAAGGTCTAGAGTTCGATCATTAATGAACcttaaaagtgaaaaaaatagcataagacaaataaaagataaaaagaaaaccTATGCAAAAATCAAGCAAACTCAAAAAGAGATTTTTGTTTGAGGagaatattagagatataactattaatGTTACTTTTTCCTATCGATTTAAACTATTGGGATGAGTGATTTTATGACAtgatatcctccttgaagatgatagAATATCGTTTTTCCGATGAGAAACCACCATATGAGTATTTTCCTATTAAACCCATGTTTACTCCATCAAAATATCACCTTCATCATCAAGCTTCATCAAACATCCGAACAATCATTCTCTGTTTTCGCCACCGACAGCACCCTCCGCTGCGAGACCAcccctcctttttcttcttcttcctctcaccGAACAAAATCCACGAAGCCATATCTCTCCCTTTATTTCTCTATTCGCCGCCGACAATTCTAGTGCCGTCATGGctactttctttctctttcttcttctcctcacaATCTCGTTTTCTCTTTGGCTCGCCTCCATCTGCCACCGGACACGCCGGTCAAAGTCCTGCTGCATGTGTCCTCCTCTGCGCCACCGCACCGCACGCTCTTTTCCCCAAGTCGCCACCGCGCCTCTCGCATCTTCTTTAACTT from Arachis ipaensis cultivar K30076 chromosome B09, Araip1.1, whole genome shotgun sequence includes these protein-coding regions:
- the LOC107618052 gene encoding probable dolichyl-diphosphooligosaccharide--protein glycosyltransferase subunit 3B, giving the protein MAPPPTLPLFLVFLLVVATLTASSSSSDTNDERVEELLSLQSRSKSGIIRLNDQSLSRFLTSVATPRPYSIVIFFDAAQLHDKTELRLRELHQEFSVVSSSFIANHNISHPSRSKLFFCDIEFKESQFSFTQFGVNALPHIRLIAPNHSFKDSQPMDQGDFSRLAESMAEFVESKTKISVGPIHRPPLLSRNQLILIVVAFLIWIPFFVKKLFSGQTLLHDPKVWLAGSVFVYFFSVSGAMHNIIRKMPMFLLDRNDPSKLVFFYQGSGMQLGAEGFAVGSLYTVVGLLLAFMSQGLVKVKNVTVQRVVMMFALLVCFLAVKQVVFLNNWKTGYGIHGFWPSSWN